The Streptomyces kanamyceticus DNA segment TGTCGTCCTCGGCGAAGGTGACGCCCCAGTAGTTGACGTCGGGCGCGTGGTAGCGGCGCCCTTCGATGGTGAGGGGGATCTCCTCCATGTTCTTGATCAGATAGCCGGTGCGGGTGTCGAGGATCGAGGTGCGGGTGGAGAAGGACGAGCCCGCGTAGGAGTCGCCGGTGGCGAACATCGTCCAGGACAGCATCCGGCCCGACGCGGAGACCCGCGCCCGGTTGGGGATGCCCGTGAGCGAGATGCGGCGCTTCTCGCGCAGGTGGCCGTCCAGGACGGCGGCGTACGACTTGGGCGGGATCCCGGCGCGGCGCTGCAGACAGAGAGCGGTGCCCGCGGCGGCGTAGAAGCGTTCGCAGGAGGGGCCTCCGGTGGTGCGGGAGGGCTTGCGGGAGGTGACCGCGGTGCGGGCGGTGCCGATCCTGCGGGCCGCCGCCTCGCCGGGCGCGGGCAGGCGGGCGACCCGGCCCGCGCCCGCCTCGGTGCTGCGGAAGTAGAGGTGCCCCCGGTCGAGGCCGAACTCCGATGCGGTGTCGGCCGACTGGGCGCGCTGGGACGCGTGCAGGGTGTACGCGACGGCGACGCCCGCGAGGACGGCGGCGGCCACCGCGACGGCGATGATCCGGGCGCGCAGCGACCGCGGCCCTGCGGAGGGGAGCGAGGTCATGGCTGCCTTTCGGTTCGGGGGAGCAGTACGGCCGCCCCGGCGAGCGCCGCGGTGAGCGCGACACAAGCGCAGGTCAGCGCGGGCCCCACGCCCCACAGCGTCCAGGCGGCGCCGAACCCGGCGGCGGCGACAAGACGGGCGAGTGCCTGTCCGGTCTGCAGGACGGCCATGCCACTGGCCCGGCGTTCGCGGGCCACGACGGGGGTGACCAGGGCCATCAGGACACCGTCCGTGGCGGCGTAGAAGACGCCGAGCAGCAGGAGTACGCCGATGAGCAGGGGCCATCCTTCGGTGGGCGCGAGCAGCAGGACGTACCCGCCGAGCAGCGCGGCGTGCCCGGCGAGGAACGGGACGCGGCGCCCGGTGCGGTCGGCGAGCCTTCCCGCGGGGATCGCGAGCAGCAGGTAGACCGCGGCGGCGCCGAGCGGGAGCAGCGGGAACCACGAGATGGCGAAGTCGAGCCGCCGCTGGAGGAGGAGGTAGAGGAACGCGTCGCCGATGGTGGCCGCGCCGAGCAGCGCGGCGGCACCGAGGATCCGTCGGAAGGCGGGGACGCGCAGCAGGTCGAGTGCTTTGCCGCGCGGCTCGGCCACGGATCCGGACTCGGAGGGGGTGCCGGTGCGAGGCGGGTGCGTCTGGTGCGGCTGGCTCGGTACGAACGCCATCATCATCAGTACGCCGAGCAGCCCGAAGCAGAAGCTGACCACGAACACGGCGTCGTACGCGTCCGCGGTCGCCCACAGCAGCGCGAACGCGGCGAGCGGGCCGAGCAGCGCGCCCGTGGTGTCCATCGCCCGGTGCACGCCGAAGGCGCGGCCAAGCGCGTCGGGCGGACTGCTCAGCGAGATCAGCGCGTCGCGCGGCGCGGTCCGCACGCCCTTGCCGATGCGGTCGGCGGCGAGCGCCGCGCCGATGCCCGCGGTGGCGCCGCCCGCGAGGAGCAGGCCGAGCCGGGAGAGCGCGGAGAGGGCGTAGCCGCCGCCCGCCACGAGCTTGTGCCGCCCGCCGCGGTCGGCGGCGTATCCGCCGGCGAGCCGCACCAGGGCGGTCACGCCGTTGTAGAGCCCGTCCAGGAAGCCGAACTGAAGTGGGGACAGGCCGAGTTGGAGGACGAAGTAGAGCGGCAGGACAGCGGTGACCATCTCCGAGGAGATGTCGGTGACGAGGCTGACGGCGCCGAGCGCGAGGACGGGCCCCGCGACCCGGCCGCGCCGGGCCTCGGACTGCTCCGGGGCCTTGGCGGCGGCCGGGTCGCCCTGGGCGACCGCGCCGGTGGATGCGAGGTACATCGCGGTGCTCCCGACGGCCTCAGCGGCAGGTGTAGTTCGGGCTGGTGTCCTTCGTCGAACCGTCCGTGCCGACGAGGTTCCAGGAGAAGCCGGTGTCGGTGAAGTTCAGCTTGACCACGCCGAAGGTGTCGGTGAGCCGCTTCTGACTGTTGGGCTGGACCTCCTCGATCTTGTACGGGTTGGCGCCGCCCATGCCGCCGAGCAGCTCGACGATGCCGTTGGAGTCGGCCTTGCCGTCCGGGTTCTGCGGGGCGAACCGCTCGTAGTGGTGGTCGTGGCCGTTCATGATCAGCTCGGCCTTGTTGTCGTAGAGCAGCTTCCACACCGGGCGGCTCACCGGGTCGTTGCCGTGCTCGCCGGAGGAGAAGAGGGGGTGGTGCCAGTAGGCGGCCACGCACTTCTTGGAGTTGGCGGCGAGGTCGTCCTTCAGCCAGTCGAT contains these protein-coding regions:
- a CDS encoding TolB family protein — encoded protein: MTSLPSAGPRSLRARIIAVAVAAAVLAGVAVAYTLHASQRAQSADTASEFGLDRGHLYFRSTEAGAGRVARLPAPGEAAARRIGTARTAVTSRKPSRTTGGPSCERFYAAAGTALCLQRRAGIPPKSYAAVLDGHLREKRRISLTGIPNRARVSASGRMLSWTMFATGDSYAGSSFSTRTSILDTRTGYLIKNMEEIPLTIEGRRYHAPDVNYWGVTFAEDDNRFYATVSTKGKTYLVRGDMKKWAATALRTNAECPSLSPDNTRIAFKKRVREGTQDPWRLYVLDLRTMRERPLAERRSVDDQAAWLDDGTLAYALPGEDGRKQDIWSTPADGSGKPTLRVRGGSSPAAVR
- a CDS encoding MFS transporter, with the protein product MYLASTGAVAQGDPAAAKAPEQSEARRGRVAGPVLALGAVSLVTDISSEMVTAVLPLYFVLQLGLSPLQFGFLDGLYNGVTALVRLAGGYAADRGGRHKLVAGGGYALSALSRLGLLLAGGATAGIGAALAADRIGKGVRTAPRDALISLSSPPDALGRAFGVHRAMDTTGALLGPLAAFALLWATADAYDAVFVVSFCFGLLGVLMMMAFVPSQPHQTHPPRTGTPSESGSVAEPRGKALDLLRVPAFRRILGAAALLGAATIGDAFLYLLLQRRLDFAISWFPLLPLGAAAVYLLLAIPAGRLADRTGRRVPFLAGHAALLGGYVLLLAPTEGWPLLIGVLLLLGVFYAATDGVLMALVTPVVARERRASGMAVLQTGQALARLVAAAGFGAAWTLWGVGPALTCACVALTAALAGAAVLLPRTERQP